In a genomic window of Brettanomyces nanus chromosome 1, complete sequence:
- a CDS encoding uncharacterized protein (EggNog:ENOG41), translating into MDMESDDLKDEIRAIQAIYPECIQKLAPLIYRFKLPQHEKVTFKMSFPDTYPMKKPVVLDVVSASEYYHGDKLRQTFDQVLEEIYQKDLVVIFDLFSEVDGKLSDEPEEDVEEVTDKMKEVSIENNAEYTYNEQREISHAKTNKSPAAEPESTDPLEGWSVSDIIKDRKSTFIGFAREVYSVEEVDRWVNNLLYDRKVAKANHVMRAYRIKEDNSNVIYEDCDDDGEAASGSRLLHLLEIMDAWNAVVVVVRWFGGTHLGPVRFRHINECARDALVKGALVKRNDKKRKGN; encoded by the coding sequence ATGGACATGGAGTCAGACGACCTTAAAGACGAAATACGTGCCATTCAGGCCATCTATCCCGAATGCATACAAAAGTTAGCTCCTTTAATATATAGATTTAAGCTTCCTCAGCATGAAAAGGTAACATTTAAGATGTCTTTTCCAGACACTTATCCTATGAAGAAGCCCGTGGTACTGGATGTGGTTAGTGCAAGTGAGTACTACCATGGAGATAAGTTAAGACAAACATTTGACCAAGTATTGGAAGAGATCTATCAGAAAGATCTTGTGGTTATATTTGATTTGTTTTCAGAAGTTGATGGAAAATTAAGTGACGAGCCAGAGGAAGACGTTGAAGAAGTGACTGACAAGATGAAAGAAGTGAGCATAGAAAACAACGCAGAATACACTTACAACGAACAGAGGGAAATATCCCATGCCAAGACTAACAAATCACCTGCCGCAGAACCAGAATCAACTGATCCCTTAGAAGGATGGAGTGTATCGGACATAATTAAAGACCGAAAATCTACATTCATTGGTTTTGCAAGAGAAGTTTATTCAGTAGAAGAGGTTGATAGATGGGTGAATAACCTTCTATATGATAGAAAGGTGGCCAAGGCCAATCACGTGATGCGTGCATACCGGATTAAGGAAGACAATTCCAACGTGATTTACGAAGACTgcgatgatgatggagaagCAGCTTCTGGCAGCAGGCTTCTTCATTTACTAGAGATTATGGATGCATGGAATGCTGTCGTAGTCGTTGTTCGATGGTTCGGAGGAACGCATTTGGGTCCTGTCAGATTTAGACATATTAATGAGTGTGCACGTGATGCTCTAGTTAAAGGGGCCTTGGTAAAAAGgaatgataagaagaggAAGGGTAATTAG
- a CDS encoding uncharacterized protein (CAZy:GT48), translated as MHKVNSKTLGESASISEGSPIGGGVPLSTLSERTAPPFSAFRTPFINTGRWNNVEEEGDVFGVKQFVEELEKCGQEAFVQRGVADLYDNYYDPYPAWGPKKDVPMTKDRIQLIFVRISKIFGFQFDSSRNMYDYLMRMLDSRASRMTPDKALMSLHADYVGGNNSNYKKWYFGCQMDIEDSLNVAEARNHAECDTTTATVPPPLLKTSSQARREKDFPLKVTEEQWEKNIFYSLDFSKEMPPLTNNFLDHAISPLYNFYHDQLYEKVGGNYLLRDKDHSKIIGYDDINQTFWFRKSLERIELHSRQKLFDIPSHERYLYLDQINWNKSTRKTYYEYRSWFHVLVNFNRIWNIHIGIFWYYTCFNCRPLYTEDYDISVDNKPTLSAFLSALSFAGSIASFINLVSLIGELSFVPRRYPGALPILSRLVFTVSLFALNTAPSIYLFGFKGLSYTSSPVLMMSMAQFIFSLFTFVYCSATPLALLTSNPLKVGNRRFLSNSYFTNSICKLQGKRAFASYCLWIGVFSSKLLESYFFLTLSLKDPIRELSVIKVDRCIGEEYFGPLLCKRQPIIIMALLFFTSMILFFLDTYLWYIIWNTAFSVCRAFYCGVSIWTPWKSLFVLMPKRIASKILNPKVLLQSSTVARKALISKVWNSIVVSLYRLHLVSIENLEHLIYQFTTNDHGESIITEPLFFIEKEDKHHVAFDGEEILNPDSEANRRLSFFAHSLSTPMPKAPFVEQMPTFSVLIPHYKEKITLSLQEIIRKENEHSNITLLEYLKHLYPDEWHNFVRDTKLLAAEKKPYVEEKLGSGGSDSGDLPYYTVGFKAATPEYILRTRIWASLRSQTLFRTISGFMNYARAIKLLYSIECNDLEGIGEEEKTERANVVAERKFRIVTSLQKMADFDEEQEEAKEFLLRTYPELQIVYLDTEIDPQNGEKTHYSALIDGSSDINANGQRKPKYRIRLSGNPILGDGKSDNQNHAIIFCRGEYCQLIDANQDNYLEECLKIRSLLMEFEEMTPSADSYGPVHDPVAIVGTREYIFSENVGVLGDVAAGKEQTFGTLSARTLAFVGGKLHYGHPDFLNTIFMTTRGGFSKSQKGLHLNEDIYAGINATLRSGKIKHCEYLQCGKGRDLGFGSILNFTTKIGSGMSEQMLSREYFYLGTQLPLDRFLSFYYAHPGFHMNNVFIMLSLQLFMLFCINLAVLADNAIICSYDKDIPFTDKRSPPGCYNLVPVIEWVQRCVFSIFMVFGISFIPLCVQELMERGIWKCVSRISKHFVSLSPMFEVFVCRVYSQSLVNNFSLGGAKYIGTGRGFSTTRTPFHKLYSRFSQESFYLASGMFLMLLYTSLVMWKFSLVYFWCTVGSLLFSPFWFNPNQYSFSEFFIDYRRFLKWLTTGNVKTRKDSWQSHVRDTRMRNTGSKRRRKLNNLDVLVSNNKRPSLLTSLISQFFPALISTFMVCSAFLFANSQNEVRSGSTTNSFLRLAVVSIGPIAANTVILGVLFVVSLVIGPVFSCCTKKVSELVASLAHLLSVVNYLFFFDFLLLCQNWNISKTILGVCASCCVQNLVFKLITIFALSRELKTDSTNRSWWTGMWINSHLGWHIFTQPLREYACKTIEMSMFACDFLVAHIILVCQLPVLFIPYIDKLHSFLLLWLKPEDTLRRPVYSSNKRKIRNRITVSYFLLFVLVNLSIFTTVAVPYIAAKVFGVDFDQFVPQFAVSLLQPVEAINDKKGLKNYVAFERL; from the exons ATGCATAAAGTAAATTCAAAAACACTTGGTGAATCTGCATCCATATCGGAAGGTTCACCTATAGGAGGAGGAGTACCTCTTTCCACGCTGAGCGAAAGAACCGCTCCTCCCTTCAGTGCCTTTAGGACCCCCTTTATCAATACCGGTCGGTGGAATAAcgtcgaagaagaaggagatgtGTTTGGGGTCAAGCagtttgttgaagaattggaaaaATGTGGTCAGGAAGCCTTTGTACAAAGAGGCGTTGCCGATCTTTATGACAACTACTATGATCCTTATCCTGCTTGGGGTCCAAAAAAGGATGTTCCCATGACAAAGGATCGTATTCAGTTGATCTTTGTCAGAATTTCCAAAATATTCGGATTCCAGTTTGACAGCTCAAGAAACATGTATGACTATTTAATGAGAATGCTTGATTCTAGGGCCTCAAGGATGACCCCTGATAAGGCTTTGATGAGCTTACATGCTGATTACGTCGGAGGTAATAACTCAAATTACAAGAAGTGGTATTTCGGCTGTCAGATGGATATAGAAGATAGTTTAAATGTTGCAGAGGCCAGGAATCATGCTGAATGTGACACGACTACTGCCACtgttcctcctcctctctTGAAAACGTCATCACAAGCAAGAAGGGAAAAGGATTTCCCTTTAAAAGTCACAGAAGAGCAATGGGAAAAGA ATATATTCTACTCGCTTGATTTCTCTAAAGAGATGCCTCCGTTGACCAACAACTTTTTGGACCATGCCATAAGCCCACTCTATAACTTCTACCATGATCAACTATACGAAAAGGTCGGTGGTAACTATCTTCTTAGGGATAAAGATCACTCCAAGATCATTGGATATGATGACATCAATCAAACATTTTGGTTTAGAAAAAGCTTGGAGAGGATTGAGCTTCACAGTAGACAGAAGTTGTTTGATATTCCTTCTCACGAAAGATATCTCTATCTCGACCAAATAAACTGGAATAAGTCCACCAGAAAAACCTATTACGAGTATCGTTCTTGGTTCCATGTTTTGGTCAACTTCAATCGAATTTGGAATATTCACATCGGTATTTTCTGGTATTACACATGCTTCAATTGCAGACCGCTATATACAGAAGATTATGACATCTCAGTAGACAATAAACCTACACTGAGTGCCTTCCTTTCTGCATTATCATTTGCTGGTTCCATAGCTTCATTCATAAACTTGGTTTCATTAATTGGCGAACTCAGTTTTGttccaagaagatatcCTGGAGCCCTCCCTATTCTCTCCAGACTTGTCTTCACCGTTTCCCTTTTCGCCTTGAACACAGCACCTTCAATTTATCTTTTTGGATTCAAAGGGCTTTCATATACTAGCTCTCCAGtcttgatgatgtcaaTGGCCCAATTTATCTTCTCCTTGTTCACCTTTGTCTATTGTTCCGCTACTCCCTTGGCTCTACTCACCTCCAATCCCTTGAAAGTCGGAAATAGAAGATTTCTTTCTAATAGCTACTTCACCAATTCTATTTGCAAGTTGCAAGGTAAGCGTGCGTTTGCATCGTACTGTCTCTGGATTGGTGTTTTTTCCTCAAAGCTCTTAGAGTcttacttcttcttgacttTAAGTTTGAAGGATCCCATCCGAGAGCTTAGTGTGATTAAGGTTGATCGATGTATCGGAGAAGAATACTTCGGTCCTTTACTTTGTAAGAGGCAGCCTATCATCATTATGGctcttttattttttacCAGCATGATCCTATTCTTTCTCGATACTTACCTATGGTATATCATCTGGAATACTGCTTTCTCTGTTTGTCGGGCATTCTACTGTGGTGTTTCTATTTGGACACCATGGAAAAGCCTGTTTGTTCTTATGCCTAAGAGAATTGCCTCAAAAATCCTTAATCCCAAGGTTCTGCTCCAGTCTTCAACTGTGGCAAGAAAGGCTCTGATTTCAAAGGTGTGGAACTCTATTGTTGTTTCTCTGTACAGACTGCATTTGGTTTCCATTGAGAACTTGGAACACCTAATCTATCAATTTACTACCAATGATCATGGAGAGAGCATCATTACTGAACCATTATTCTTCATTGAAAAGGAGGACAAGCATCACGTAGCATTTGACGGGGAGGAGATCCTGAACCCCGACAGCGAAGCGAATCGTCGTCTTTCATTCTTTGCCCATTCTTTGTCTACCCCGATGCCAAAGGCCCCATTCGTTGAACAAATGCCAACATTTTCCGTTCTTATTCCTCATTATAAGGAAAAAATCACGTTgtctcttcaagaaatcaTTCGTAAAGAGAACGAGCACTCAAACATTACGCTATTGGAGTACTTGAAACATCTCTACCCAGATGAATGGCACAACTTTGTCAGAGACACCAAGCTTCTCGCTGCAGAAAAGAAACCCTACGTTGAAGAGAAGCTTGGCTCCGGAGGTAGTGATTCCGGTGACCTTCCTTATTATACTGTTGGCTTTAAGGCTGCCACACCAGAGTATATATTGAGAACCAGAATCTGGGCATCTTTACGCAGTCAAACATTATTCAGAACCATTTCTGGATTTATGAATTATGCCCGAGCCATCAAACTTCTCTATTCAATAGAATGCaatgatttggaaggtataggcgaagaagaaaagacagAGAGAGCTAATGTTGTCGCCGAGAGAAAATTCCGAATCGTCACATCCCTTCAAAAGATGGCAGACTTTGAcgaagagcaagaagaggCCAAAGAGTTCCTTCTTCGCACTTATCCAGAGCTTCAGATCGTTTATTTGGATACGGAGATCGACCCTCAGAATGGAGAAAAGACTCATTATTCAGCCCTCATTGATGGCAGCTCTGACATCAATGCCAACGGCCAGCGGAAACCGAAGTATAGAATTAGACTCTCTGGAAATCCTATTCTTGGTGACGGTAAATCTGATAATCAAAATCACGCTATCATATTTTGCAGGGGGGAGTACTGTCAGTTGATTGATGCCAATCAAGACAACTATCTCGAGGAGTGCTTGAAGATTCGTAGTTTGCTCAtggaatttgaagagatgaCTCCATCTGCTGACAGCTATGGGCCTGTCCACGATCCTGTTGCAATTGTAGGCACCAGAGAATACATTTTCTCGGAAAATGTTGGTGTTTTAGGAGACGTTGCTGCGGGCAAGGAGCAAACGTTTGGAACACTTTCTGCCAGAACATTGGCCTTTGTCGGTGGAAAATTGCATTACGGACACCCAGATTTCCTCAACACCATCTTTATGACTACCAGAGGAGGTTTCTCTAAGTCTCAGAAAGGATTGCACTTGAATGAAGATATCTATGCTGGTATCAATGCCACTTTGAGATCCGGCAAAATCAAGCATTGTGAGTACTTGCAATGTGGCAAAGGCAGGGATTTAGGATTCGGATCCATACTAAACTTTACAACAAAAATCGGGTCGGGAATGAGTGAACAGATGCTTTCCAGAGAGTACTTCTACCTGGGAACGCAGCTTCCTTTGGACCGGTTCCTTTCATTCTACTATGCCCACCCTGGGTTCCATATGAACAACGTATTCATCATGCTCTCCTTACAGCTCTTCATGCTCTTCTGTATCAATTTGGCAGTTTTAGCAGACAACGCCATAATATGCAGTTATGACAAGGATATTCCGTTTACAGACAAGAGATCTCCTCCAGGTTGTTACAATTTGGTTCCAGTGATCGAATGGGTTCAGCGGTGCGTGTTTTCTATCTTCATGGTATTCGGTATCTCTTTCATCCCACTCTGTGTTCAAGAGTTGATGGAAAGAGGTATCTGGAAATGCGTTTCCAGAATCAGCAAACATTTCGTATCATTGTCACCAATGTTTGAGGTATTTGTGTGCAGAGTTTATTCTCAATCACTTGTGAACAACTTTTCCCTCGGTGGGGCCAAGTACATTGGAACTGGAAGAGGCTTTTCAACGACAAGAACTCCGTTCCATAAGCTTTATTCCAGGTTTTCACAGGAAAGTTTCTATCTTGCCAGTGGAATGTTTCTCATGTTACTTTATACTTCATTGGTTATGTGGAAGTTTAGTCTTGTGTACTTCTGGTGCACAGTAGGCTCGCtactcttctctcctttctggTTCAACCCAAACCAGTACAGTTTCAGCGAGTTCTTTATCGACTACCGAAGATTCCTTAAATGGTTAACCACGGGTAACGTGAAAACCAGAAAGGACAGCTGGCAATCACATGTAAGGGACACAAGGATGAGAAACACAGGATCcaagaggagaagaaaattgaataaCTTGGACGTGTTAGTCTCCAACAACAAGCGACCTTCTCTATTGACCTCGTTGATCTCACAGTTTTTCCCGGCATTGATTTCGACTTTCATGGTATGCTCAGCATTTCTATTCGCCAACTCTCAGAACGAGGTGCGTTCTGGTTCTACTACGAACTCGTTTCTAAGACTTGCTGTGGTGTCCATTGGTCCCATAGCAGCAAATACGGTAATTTTGGGAGTACTTTTTGTAGTTTCGTTGGTTATTGGACCAGTTTTCTCCTGCTGCACTAAGAAAGTATCCGAACTAGTTGCTAGCTTGGCACATCTCTTGTCTGTGGTCAattatcttttcttttttgacTTCTTGCTTCTCTGCCAGAATTGGAATATTTCAAAGACCATCTTGGGAGTCTGTGCATCATGCTGTGTACAAAACCTTGTTTTCAAGCTCATTACGATTTTTGCATTGAGCCGAGAGTTGAAAACTGATAGCACCAACAGATCGTGGTGGACAGGTATGTGGATCAATTCGCATTTGGGATGGCACATTTTCACACAGCCATTGAGAGAATACGCATGCAAAACCATTGAGATGTCAATGTTTGCATGTGACTTCTTAGTTGCTCATATAATTCTTGTGTGCCAACTTCCAGTGTTGTTCATTCCATACATCGACAAGTTACACtcgtttcttcttttatgGTTGAAGCCGGAAGATACGCTCAGAAGACCAGTGTATTCATCcaacaagagaaagattCGGAACCGCATTACGGTATCCTACTTTTTATTGTTTGTGCTTGtcaatctttccattttcacCACAGTGGCCGTTCCGTATATTGCTGCAAAGGTTTTTGGAGTCGACTTTGACCAATTTGTTCCACAGTTTGCCgtatctcttcttcaaccagTTGAGGCAATCAATGACAAGAAAGGATTAAAGAATTATGTTGCATTTGAACGGCTCTGA
- a CDS encoding uncharacterized protein (EggNog:ENOG41~BUSCO:EOG09340K7B), with the protein MKQRITALDLKLLIIELEPLIKGYRLNNIYNLASNNRSFLLKFALPDSKVNVAIESGFKVYATEYQRPTLPQPSSFCTKLRKHLKSKRLTNIRQLGDDRIVVLEFGDGFYYLVLEFFSAGNIILLDSDFKILSLLRIVENHHRSTDKGDDFTYDIGQVYPAFDASLFENELAKRDLHEYTKDQVIEWTNESKRIQEAITKKKKKVLSINKLCFLNAPYLSSDLIQISLTRNGVTSSQSCMSILEDDVLCSKVVQSLQESETRLKSLLDTPPGEVDGFVLSKVNPLFDESKLESEQNLKYVYEEFHPFEPVHRIDSDNNCRIDTIKGYNKTLDKFFTMIEKTKVCLGKQQQQATAQKRLQLVKDENAKKLSHLTDMQELNRKKGYLITLHSSEIEDCRLSVQSLLDQQMDWQNIDKLIKVEQSRGNSAAKMIKSLNLLKNEITVAIPDEDVDDDNESESSENEVSSDENESESSENEVSSDENAHSVNIVIDITQSAFANSSRYFDAKKSAKDKQEKTQKNAALAIKNSENKIAQDLRKIAKESKHEVDIKKLRTKYWFEKYFWFISNDGYLCIAGKDAVQIDSIYYKQFDNETDLLVSNNLENALEVVVKNPYKNKEVPPTTLYQAGIYSLTNTKAWDGKMSPSPWYVKGNEVSKKDFDGSILPPGLLNVSKEKTFMPPCQIVMGLGLLWVPDEETRRKYKEQKILRDDELGLEYAKASEGDRMKVKELAEMLEKLKVKEEKEEKEEKKVLDGEEEKEGENEGKEVFYDQEKSVEPLPSQQTQIKIRGKKGKLKKMKKKYGDQDEDERKLRMAVLGTLKQSEENQNRPKNDSEKPADRREVSGNRKERKVLQQHHQLSRILEEIAEGETDKEPYYMSLAELLSSPHKTDNIEDCIVVFMPWGALSRYAYKVKVQPGTLKKGKTLNGAIDYFKKETKKLMKQNSDWYDKNEIIGTINEQDYFMSMTGSRYKLVAVGNGNNKATGRGSKGRRK; encoded by the coding sequence ATGAAACAACGTATTACAGCATTAGATCTCAAGCTTTTAATTATTGAGTTGGAACCTCTCATTAAGGGCTATCGACTTAATAACATATACAACCTTGCCTCCAATAATAGATCGTTTTTATTGAAGTTCGCCCTTCCAGATTCTAAAGTTAATGTGGCCATCGAGTCTGGTTTCAAGGTTTATGCTACGGAATATCAAAGGCCAACACTACCACAACCTTCCAGCTTTTGTACGAAATTGAGAAAGCATTTGAAGTCTAAAAGACTTACCAATATAAGACAACTAGGCGACGATAGAATCGTGGTTCTTGAATTCGGAGACGGCTTTTATTACTTGGTActtgaatttttcagtgCTGGTAACATCATTTTATTGGACAGTGATTTCAAGATTTTATCTTTGCTTAGAATCGTCGAAAATCATCATAGATCGACCGATAAAGGAGACGACTTTACTTATGACATTGGACAGGTGTATCCAGCATTTGATGCCAGTTTGTTCGAAAACGAGCTTGCCAAACGGGACTTACATGAGTATACCAAAGATCAGGTCATAGAATGGACCAACGAATCTAAGAGGATTCAGGAAGCCATcacaaagaagaagaaaaaggtgtTATCTATTAACAAATTATGCTTTCTTAATGCTCCATACTTATCATCGGACCTTATTCAAATCTCTTTGACGAGGAACGGTGTTacatcttctcaaagttgTATGAgtattcttgaagatgatgttcTTTGTAGCAAAGTGGTTCAGTCGCTTCAAGAAAGCGAGACCCGATTGAAGTCGTTGCTTGATACACCACCTGGGGAGGTGGATGGTTTTGTTCTTAGTAAGGTAAATCCATTATTTGATGAGTCGAAGTTGGAATCGGAGCAAAACTTGAAGTACGTTTATGAAGAGTTTCACCCTTTCGAACCTGTTCATAGAATTGATTCTGATAACAACTGCAGGATAGACACCATTAAGGGTTACAACAAAACCCTAGataaatttttcaccatGATAGAAAAAACCAAGGTCTGTTTGGGtaaacaacaacaacaggCCACTGCTCAAAAGAGGCTTCAACTAGTCAAGGATGAGAATGCCAAGAAGCTGTCTCATTTGACAGATATGCAAGAGTTGAACCGCAAGAAGGGTTACTTGATCACTTTGCATAGTTCTGAGATCGAGGATTGCAGGTTGTCAGTTCAAAGTTTACTTGATCAACAGATGGATTGGcaaaatattgataaatTGATCAAGGTGGAACAGAGTAGAGGCAACTCTGCTGCTAAAATGATCAAATCACtaaatttgttgaagaacgAGATCACCGTAGCTATTCCGGATGAAGAcgttgatgatgataatgaaagTGAGAGCAGCGAGAATGAAGTTTCCagtgatgaaaatgaaagtGAGAGCAGCGAGAATGAAGTTTCCAGTGATGAAAATGCTCATAGCGTCAATATTGTCATTGATATCACGCAATCTGCCTTTGCCAACTCTTCTCGATACTTTGATGCCAAGAAATCTGCCAAGGATAAGCAAGAGAAGACTCAAAAGAATGCAGCCTTAGCAATCAAAAACAGTGAGAACAAAATTGCCCAGGATCTGAGGAAAATAGCTAAAGAGAGTAAGCATGAAGTGGATATCAAGAAGCTTCGTACCAAGTATTGGTTTGAGAAGTACTTTTGGTTTATTTCCAACGACGGATATCTCTGTATTGCAGGTAAAGATGCCGTTCAGATTGACTCGATTTATTACAAACAATTCGATAATGAGACAGACTTGTTGGTGAGTAACAATCTTGAAAATGCACTCGAGGTGGTGGTGAAGAATCCTTATAAGAATAAGGAAGTTCCACCCACAACACTATATCAGGCAGGAATTTATTCGTTGACCAATACTAAGGCGTGGGATGGTAAGATGTCACCAAGTCCTTGGTATGTGAAAGGTAATGAAGTATCcaagaaggattttgaCGGATCCATCTTACCACCTGGATTACTCAATGTGTCGAAGGAAAAGACGTTTATGCCTCCATGTCAAATTGTGATGGGATTAGGATTATTATGGGTTCCTGATGAAGaaacgagaagaaagtacaaagaacagaagatcTTAAGAGACGACGAACTTGGATTGGAATACGCAAAGGCGTCTGAAGGTGATAGAATGAAAGTTAAAGAATTAGCTGAGATgcttgaaaaattaaaggtgaaggaagagaaggaggagaaggaggagaagaaggtcttagacggagaagaagaaaaagaaggggAAAATGAAGGGAAGGAGGTCTTTTATGATCAAGAAAAATCTGTAGAACCTCTTCCAAGTCAGCAGACGCAAATAAAGATCAGGGGAAAGAAAGgtaaattgaaaaagatgaaaaagaagtatGGAGatcaagatgaagatgaaaggaAACTTAGAATGGCTGTTCTTGGTACATTGAAGCAGTCCGAAGAGAATCAAAATAGACCAAAGAATGATTCCGAGAAACCTGCTGACAGACGGGAGGTTTCCGGCAATAGAAAAGAGCGAAAAGTATTGCAacaacatcatcaattgtCTCGgatacttgaagagattgcagaaggagaaacgGACAAGGAGCCTTATTATATGAGTTTGGCAGAACTTCTCAGTTCACCACATAAAACAGATAACATTGAAGACTGTATTGTTGTTTTTATGCCATGGGGAGCTCTAAGCCGGTATGCGTATAAAGTCAAGGTTCAACCGGGTACTTTAAAGAAGGGTAAGACACTTAACGGAGCCATCGATTACTTTAAGAAAGAGAccaagaaattgatgaagCAGAACTCAGACTGGTACgataaaaatgaaattaTTGGAACGATCAACGAACAGGATTACTTTATGAGTATGACAGGATCTCGATACAAGTTGGTAGCGGTTGGAAATGGTAACAATAAAGCTACTGGTAGAGGCAGCAAAGGACGCAGAAAATGA
- a CDS encoding uncharacterized protein (MEROPS:MER0005204) has translation MQSAPSASHQDLHKNYDYNNLPSFGRDKSKRAKVLPRQPHIINETALLMRSPDHTEQSEALPFIPRDRILPDSLLESAIADAKSQRTIPSSSSATTSSFSHHRTLFSKRINGMFKSFSESFDESEADLKRRLLNEKKKGDGTEVNSADSLEPEIDFMNFLKFMWLTISGLSRKVYAWFLFILTMVSVKLLNVVERIPNPESSTNNENYMSLQDDALDAFQSTPVTERMKKESNIDDPKMPQKISRLVDAIRKDEPKNTSAEQYGTFFYKNKENKQNQPDLEAMFLKSNFSTQQSKCQPLKYQDQDSQLISRASSIKNDLSRLFKMSDRCDRSDNHLKPSFTRSTARFQDMEWLRDDDDDYLNNLESTKLFKEYQKIMEERIKMQQLLRLSKMKEDAKVKPLSSHQMSQVNQWWSDPYSTAKITTKFNISITTKDILTLADRKWLNDNVIDFYMNLINERAKRDSSLPSVHVFSTYFYTTLCEKGYQGVKKWAKRAGADVTKVDYVFVPVNIHQSHWALGLINNKEKVFQYFDSLFGTGNDVLYKLEDYMTEETRRVYGDSTSDIDYSKYEYNAATKCPTQENGFDCGVFTCTTADYISREVPLLYSQADMPMLRRRMAYEIGTGMLLDH, from the coding sequence ATGCAGTCTGCCCCTAGCGCTTCACACCAAGACTTACATAAGAACTACGATTACAACAATTTGCCTAGTTTTGGACGAGACAAATCAAAGCGAGCAAAAGTCCTACCAAGGCAACCACACATAATCAATGAAACTGCactgttgatgagatctCCTGACCATACTGAACAGAGCGAAGCTCTTCCGTTTATTCCAAGAGACCGGATTCTTCCTGATAGCTTACTTGAGTCAGCAATAGCCGATGCTAAGAGTCAGCGAACAATTCCATCGTCTTCCTCTGCCACAACGTCGTCTTTTTCACATCATCGTACACTCTTTTCGAAACGAATAAACGGGATGTTCAAGTCTTTTTCCGAGTCCTTTGACGAATCAGAGGCtgacttgaagaggaggttgctgaacgagaagaagaaggggGATGGAACTGAAGTCAATTCGGCCGATTCCTTGGAACCTGAGATTGATTTCATGAACTTCCTGAAGTTCATGTGGCTTACAATTAGTGGACTATCTCGTAAAGTATACGCTTGGTTTCTATTCATACTTACTATGGTATCAGTGAAACTTTTGAACGTTGTGGAGCGAATACCAAATCCAGAGAGTTCTACAAACAATGAAAACTATATGTCTTTACAGGATGACGCATTGGATGCTTTTCAGAGTACGCCAGTGACggaaagaatgaagaaagagtcGAATATTGACGATCCCAAGATGCCACAGAAAATATCTCGTCTAGTCGACGCTATAAGAAAAGACGAGCCTAAAAACACTTCCGCTGAACAGTATGGAACGTTTTTTTACAAAAACAAGGAAAATAAGCAGAACCAACCAGATTTAGAGGCTATGTTTTTGAAAAGCAACTTCTCTACACAACAGTCGAAATGCCAACCTTTGAAATACCAGGATCAGGATTCGCAGCTGATAAGTCGTGCTTCTAGCATAAAAAATGATCTTAGTAGATTGTTCAAGATGTCCGATCGGTGCGATCGGTCCGATAATCATTTGAAGCCTTCATTTACAAGAAGTACTGCCAGATTCCAAGACATGGAATGGCtcagagatgatgatgatgattatCTTAACAATCTTGAATCTACAAAGCTGTTCAAAGAATATCAGAAGATcatggaagaaagaataaagaTGCAACAGTTATTGAGATTGAGcaagatgaaggaggatgCAAAGGTGAAGCCATTGTCCAGTCACCAGATGTCTCAGGTTAATCAGTGGTGGAGTGATCCTTACTCAACAGCCAAGATCACCACCAAATTTAACATTAGTATAACTACAAAGGATATACTCACGCTGGCAGATCGTAAATGGCTAAATGATAATGTGATTGACTTTTACATGAACCTGATTAATGAAAGAGCGAAGAGggattcttctttaccGTCTGTTCACGTCTTTTCCACATACTTCTATACCACGCTTTGCGAGAAGGGATACCAAGGAGTGAAGAAGTGGGCAAAAAGGGCAGGAGCTGACGTCACCAAAGTGGACTATGTGTTTGTACCCGTCAATATTCATCAGTCTCATTGGGCTCTTGGTCTCATTaacaacaaagaaaaggtgttTCAATACTTTGATTCACTGTTCGGTACGGGAAATGATGTACTATACAAATTAGAAGACTATATGACAGAGGAGACCAGGAGAGTATATGGAGATTCAACCTCTGACATCGATTACTCCAAATATGAGTACAATGCCGCCACGAAATGCCCTACTCAAGAAAACGGTTTTGATTGTGGTGTGTTCACGTGTACTACGGCGGATTACATATCTCGAGAAGTCCCCCTACTTTATTCTCAGGCTGATATGCCCatgttgagaagaagaatggccTACGAAATAGGTACCGGAATGCTACTGGATCATTAA